Proteins from one Brevibacillus humidisoli genomic window:
- a CDS encoding Asp23/Gls24 family envelope stress response protein, which yields MEEYTADTEKTELGKVQIAPEVLEVIAGMAASEVEGVAQMSGGFVGDIAERLGRKNVARGVRVEVGSREAAVDVSIVVKYGYRIPEVARNIQDSVSSAIESMTGLSVVEVNVHIVDVELKPEEKVQPVVAQNQAEEYQRVR from the coding sequence ATGGAAGAGTACACGGCTGATACAGAAAAAACAGAACTTGGCAAAGTCCAGATCGCTCCCGAAGTGCTGGAAGTCATCGCAGGAATGGCCGCCTCGGAGGTCGAAGGTGTAGCGCAGATGAGCGGGGGGTTCGTCGGCGATATCGCTGAACGTCTGGGACGCAAAAACGTTGCGCGCGGCGTCCGTGTCGAGGTTGGTTCACGTGAAGCGGCTGTTGACGTGTCTATTGTTGTCAAATACGGCTACCGAATCCCGGAAGTGGCCCGAAATATACAAGACAGTGTAAGCAGTGCGATTGAGAGCATGACCGGTCTGTCGGTCGTTGAGGTTAATGTACATATCGTCGATGTTGAGCTGAAGCCGGAAGAGAAAGTGCAACCGGTTGTTGCGCAAAATCAAGCGGAGGAGTATCAGAGGGTCCGCTAA
- the accC gene encoding acetyl-CoA carboxylase biotin carboxylase subunit gives MFQKILIANRGEIAVRIIRACREMGIRTVAVYSEADRESLHVKLADEAYCIGPTSSKESYLNMANLMSLAAKIGVDAIHPGYGFLAENADFAEICAACNIAFIGPEPDAITKMGDKSTAKETMKQAGVPIVPGTDGLIENVEEAIETAQQIGYPVMVKATAGGGGRGMRVANDDQELEKAIRQAQNEAKTAFGNPGVYLEKFVEGPRHVEIQIMADKHGNVVYIGERDCSIQRRHQKLIEEAPSPALSEELRAEMGLAAVAAAKAVNYHGAGTVEFLLDKHGKFYFMEMNTRIQVEHPVTEWVSGFDLIKEQINVAAGLPLSFSQEDVKLDGWAIECRINAENPVKNFMPSPGRITHYLPPGGFGVRVDSAAYSGYQIPPFYDSMIAKVIVWGKDRREAIERMKRALSEFVIDGISTTIPFHLKVLDHEQFVSGEFDTKFLDTYDLKLDESSL, from the coding sequence ATGTTTCAGAAAATCCTAATCGCCAATCGCGGTGAAATCGCCGTGCGGATTATCCGTGCGTGTCGCGAAATGGGGATCCGAACGGTAGCCGTCTATTCCGAAGCCGACCGCGAGTCGCTGCACGTCAAGCTGGCTGACGAGGCGTACTGCATCGGACCAACCTCTTCCAAAGAGAGCTATCTCAACATGGCGAATCTGATGAGTCTGGCTGCCAAGATAGGGGTTGACGCGATTCATCCCGGATACGGCTTCCTTGCTGAAAACGCTGACTTTGCCGAGATATGTGCCGCCTGCAACATCGCCTTTATCGGTCCAGAACCCGATGCGATTACCAAGATGGGTGACAAATCGACAGCCAAAGAGACGATGAAACAAGCAGGGGTTCCGATTGTTCCCGGTACGGACGGGCTGATCGAAAACGTGGAGGAGGCGATCGAGACGGCGCAGCAGATCGGCTATCCTGTCATGGTGAAAGCGACGGCAGGCGGCGGCGGACGCGGGATGCGTGTGGCAAACGATGATCAGGAACTGGAAAAAGCGATCCGTCAGGCGCAGAACGAAGCGAAGACCGCCTTTGGCAATCCCGGCGTCTACTTGGAAAAGTTTGTGGAAGGACCGCGCCACGTGGAGATCCAGATCATGGCGGACAAACACGGCAATGTCGTCTACATCGGGGAGCGGGACTGTTCCATTCAACGTCGTCACCAAAAGCTGATCGAGGAGGCACCCTCGCCTGCCCTGAGTGAAGAGCTGCGGGCCGAGATGGGGCTGGCAGCCGTTGCGGCGGCAAAAGCGGTCAACTACCACGGGGCGGGAACGGTTGAATTCTTGTTGGATAAACACGGCAAGTTTTACTTCATGGAGATGAACACACGGATTCAGGTAGAACACCCGGTGACAGAATGGGTGTCCGGCTTTGATCTGATCAAGGAACAGATCAACGTGGCGGCCGGTCTTCCGCTCTCCTTCTCGCAAGAAGATGTGAAACTGGACGGCTGGGCGATCGAGTGCCGGATCAACGCGGAAAACCCGGTCAAGAACTTCATGCCCTCGCCGGGGCGCATCACCCATTACCTGCCTCCTGGCGGATTTGGCGTGCGCGTCGACAGTGCCGCCTATAGTGGATATCAGATCCCGCCGTTTTACGATTCGATGATTGCCAAGGTGATCGTCTGGGGGAAAGATCGCCGCGAAGCGATCGAGAGAATGAAACGCGCTCTCTCGGAATTCGTGATCGATGGCATTTCGACGACGATTCCATTCCATTTAAAAGTATTGGATCATGAACAGTTTGTCAGTGGGGAGTTTGATACCAAGTTCCTTGACACCTATGACTTAAAGCTGGACGAAAGTAGTTTGTAA